In one Trichlorobacter lovleyi SZ genomic region, the following are encoded:
- a CDS encoding cation:proton antiporter, which produces MDGITFIQDLAIVLLVAGCAGMLCRRIGLSVIVGYLVAGIIIGPHTPPFSLVLDIQRIETLSQLGLVFLMFAIGLGLSLTKLQKLGTATLLATALGAFFMLNLTQMLGAVLGWPPAKTLFVAALFMVSSSAVIAKVIADMQLGRDQSGQSALGITVLEDVVAVVMLTILGSYSADSGSGGSDVPGLLAGLSAFVVLLVMIGLYFVPRLLRKMETRADPELQTIMVAGVLLLMALLAVKAGYSLALGAYLLGAIVAEMPQKGEVEKSFSGMRDLFSSVFFVSIGMMIEVHLLLKVWPWILALGLFTLLARMLSTGFALILVGTPIHVARRAGLLLTPLGEFTFVIAQLGVSKLVLPAEFYPIAVGVSILTVLVTPLLNRHAEPLLVWIEQKEPAWISRVLTFYHNWLAQLADLGGNQLWWRLSRKQLMQIALEVLFVTGMVLFSQTFLSLVQRSPLAGLLSPLALNIAFWSVLGLMVLIPLFAVWRNITVLAMIVAERAYARMNLPGLIIENGLRLFGALVMAYWLSSIIPMAALPHWLWLAIATMLALVVLIFSRRLIYLHSKWQHSLKDVFVANLPPNQQRLLQWEEHSRDWEINLQEVVIPDQAACSGSTIADLRIRSRFGCSIFELERHGHTIINPKPATALYAGDRLLLVGTREQIESLRTELDRLQEAESMSDFEVARLESILMPFSRRSGASLAELHIPLHTGVLVVGINRGGHKIINPSGKEPLFTGDELLVLGSSEQIRNLKLWLGQESGIGSSVPVADSISL; this is translated from the coding sequence GTGGATGGCATAACGTTTATTCAGGATCTGGCCATTGTGCTGTTAGTAGCAGGTTGCGCCGGTATGCTCTGCAGGCGGATCGGTCTGTCGGTCATCGTAGGTTACCTGGTGGCAGGCATCATTATCGGTCCGCACACCCCTCCTTTTTCTCTGGTGCTGGATATCCAGCGGATTGAAACCCTTTCACAGCTCGGTCTGGTCTTTCTGATGTTTGCCATCGGCCTGGGCTTAAGCCTCACCAAACTACAGAAGCTGGGAACGGCCACGCTGCTGGCCACCGCCCTCGGCGCCTTCTTTATGCTGAACCTGACCCAGATGCTGGGTGCCGTACTGGGCTGGCCTCCTGCCAAGACCCTCTTTGTTGCCGCACTCTTCATGGTCTCCAGTTCGGCCGTGATTGCCAAGGTGATTGCGGACATGCAACTGGGACGCGATCAATCCGGCCAGTCGGCGCTGGGTATCACTGTACTGGAAGACGTGGTGGCGGTGGTAATGCTGACCATACTCGGCAGCTACAGCGCTGATTCCGGTTCCGGTGGCAGCGACGTACCGGGCCTGCTGGCCGGTCTGAGCGCCTTTGTGGTGCTGTTGGTGATGATCGGGCTCTACTTTGTCCCCCGTCTGCTGCGCAAGATGGAAACCAGGGCCGATCCGGAGCTGCAGACCATAATGGTAGCCGGGGTGCTGTTACTGATGGCGTTGCTGGCAGTCAAGGCCGGCTATTCGCTGGCTCTGGGAGCCTACCTGCTGGGAGCCATCGTAGCGGAAATGCCCCAGAAGGGAGAGGTTGAAAAGTCGTTCTCCGGCATGCGCGACCTGTTCAGCAGCGTCTTCTTCGTCTCTATCGGCATGATGATTGAAGTGCACCTGCTGCTGAAAGTCTGGCCCTGGATCCTGGCCCTTGGACTGTTCACGCTGCTGGCGCGGATGCTCTCCACCGGCTTTGCCCTGATCCTGGTGGGGACGCCGATCCATGTCGCACGCCGGGCCGGCCTGTTGCTGACACCATTGGGAGAGTTCACCTTTGTGATCGCACAGCTGGGGGTAAGCAAACTCGTGCTGCCTGCTGAGTTCTACCCGATTGCAGTGGGAGTTTCGATCCTGACGGTGCTGGTTACCCCCCTGCTTAACCGCCATGCCGAGCCGCTGCTGGTTTGGATCGAGCAGAAAGAGCCTGCCTGGATCAGCCGCGTCCTGACGTTCTACCACAACTGGCTGGCTCAACTTGCCGATCTGGGTGGAAATCAGCTCTGGTGGCGATTAAGCAGAAAACAGCTCATGCAGATTGCACTTGAAGTGCTGTTTGTCACCGGAATGGTTCTGTTTTCACAGACATTTCTATCGCTGGTACAGCGAAGTCCCCTGGCCGGTTTGCTGTCGCCGTTGGCCCTGAATATCGCCTTCTGGTCCGTACTGGGACTGATGGTATTGATCCCGCTGTTTGCCGTCTGGCGCAACATCACCGTACTGGCCATGATCGTTGCCGAGCGGGCCTATGCCCGGATGAACCTTCCAGGGCTGATCATCGAAAACGGCCTCAGACTGTTTGGCGCACTGGTGATGGCCTATTGGCTTTCGAGCATCATACCAATGGCCGCACTACCGCATTGGCTCTGGTTGGCCATAGCAACGATGCTTGCACTGGTCGTACTGATATTTTCACGGCGACTGATCTACCTGCACAGCAAATGGCAGCATTCGCTGAAAGATGTCTTTGTCGCCAACCTTCCCCCAAATCAGCAACGGCTGCTACAGTGGGAAGAACATTCCCGCGACTGGGAGATCAATCTGCAGGAAGTTGTAATTCCTGATCAGGCTGCCTGCTCGGGCAGCACCATTGCCGATTTGCGCATCCGGTCCCGTTTTGGCTGCTCTATATTTGAGCTGGAACGACACGGCCATACCATTATAAATCCCAAACCGGCCACAGCGCTCTACGCCGGCGACCGTCTGCTGCTGGTGGGTACCAGGGAGCAGATTGAATCATTACGAACCGAGCTGGACAGGTTGCAGGAAGCGGAAAGCATGAGCGATTTTGAAGTCGCCCGTCTGGAGTCGATTCTTATGCCGTTCAGTCGCCGCTCCGGCGCCTCCCTTGCCGAATTGCACATACCACTTCATACTGGAGTTTTGGTGGTTGGCATCAACCGTGGCGGACACAAAATCATTAATCCTTCCGGCAAGGAACCGTTGTTCACCGGAGACGAACTGCTGGTGCTGGGCTCCTCCGAGCAGATTCGCAATCTCAAACTCTGGCTCGGCCAGGAATCCGGAATAGGCAGCAGCGTCCCCGTTGCAGATTCAATTTCCCTGTAG